TGTGCAATATCGTTACCACTGTTTAACAAAGCCAACGAGGAATTGATATCTCTCTTGGTATTGTTTTGTAAAACATTTATATCCAACAAACGCTTGGAAGTGTCACCAGTAAGCGCCAACTTTTCCATGTTTTCGTTCAATTTATCTGATAACTGTTTCTTTAAACCTTGAGTTAATGCTGCAACCTTCTCTAAAGAGCCACCTGCTTGAACTAACAAGTCATTAACGAATTCCATTTCTTGTGGGATGTCCACTTGTTGTGCCAAAACACTGTCTTCCGTGGAATTAGAAACATGTTGAATATACCCAACAGCATACTCTGCAACTATAGGGTCAATAGAAGGGACCGCTTGTCTGACTTGTAATCCAACGTTCGACattgtttaattgttgtaataAGGAAATGctaataaatgaaaaaagagatccacataaaaaaaaatttttttttttcaaggtTTCTCAGACGCAGACTACAAGATCATGGACTGTTTAAGCAACTTGGTAATTATCTAACTATAAACAAAATCTAGCTACAAACGTATCAAATCTATAAAGCAGCTTTGATCTTGTCATCTAACTTGTCGCTAGATTTCAAAGCTTGGACATCGGAATTACCACCAATATGTTGACCACCAATGAAAACATTTGGAACAGTTCTTTGGCCAGTGATTTCCAATAATGCTTCTTGGATTTCAGCACCGTCGTCAATTTCGTCTAACTCAAGAATGTAAGCATCCTTTGTTATAGCTTCAATTGTATTCTTGGTTGCATGACAGTATGGACAATATGATTTGGAGGCAATGAAAACTGGTTTAGTTTTGATCAATTCTTCGACCTTGTTCTTAACTTGCGAGGAAACCATTATTGATGTATTGAATAGTCTTTTGGTTAATAATGTACGGAACATcgaaagaaagaaagaaagaaaaaaaaaaaaagggggggcaatttttgattgttaTTAAAACCGAAGAAATAACTATTGCTATTTATATGTTTTACTACGCACACAAATGGATAAATGCTATCATTAGTAATCCTCCGcagttcttttttttttttttttttttttcgctCAGCCCTTAGGAATCGTGGACAATGACAAGTTTCTGATAAGAAGTACTTCCAACTTATTGTTGACCTACATCAGGCTACACACGTATTTACAAACTAGCTTGATCTTTGACCTTGTCAGCAAATAAATTGTGTCCTAAAATTTCAATGGCATAACCATCTGGGTCTCTGATAAAAGCAatct
This is a stretch of genomic DNA from Candida dubliniensis CD36 chromosome 1, complete sequence. It encodes these proteins:
- a CDS encoding stress-induced cytoplasmic glutaredoxin, thioltransferase, glutathione-dependent disulfide oxidoreductase, glutathione peroxidase, putative (Similar to S. cerevisiae GRX2), producing MFRTLLTKRLFNTSIMVSSQVKNKVEELIKTKPVFIASKSYCPYCHATKNTIEAITKDAYILELDEIDDGAEIQEALLEITGQRTVPNVFIGGQHIGGNSDVQALKSSDKLDDKIKAAL